Part of the Niallia alba genome is shown below.
GATGAAGAATGACAGGGGATGATTACATGTTTTCTATATTTTTAAAATTAAAATGGTTTTTTAAAGAGCATTGGAAGAGTTACACGATAGCTATTATACTTTTAATATTTGTCGGATTTATTGAGGTGCTACCGCCAAGGATTCTCGGAATGTTTATTGATGAACTAACGATTGGTACTTTAACAAGCAATAAGACTATGATCTATATACTTGTGGTTGCGGGAATCACAATAAGTACGTATATCATCACTTATTTTTGGATGTATAAGCTATTTGGCGGAGCGAATATTTTAGAATTGAAATTGAGAAGCAAGTTTATGAATCATCTATTTAAGATGACACCAACTTTTTTTGAAAAAAATAAAACTGGCGATTTAATGGCGAGGGCAACCAATGATTTAAAGGCCGTATCCGTTACTGCTGGATTTGGAATTTTGACTTTAGTCGATTCTACCATATTTATGCTGACCATTTTAATTACGATGGTGTTAACGGTAAGCTGGAAATTAACACTAGCAGCGATTCTTCCACTACCTATTATGGCAGTTATTATGCAAATATATGGGGAGAGAATTCATAAGCGGTTTATGGAAGCACAGGATGCATTCGGTGATATGAATGATAGTGTCCTTCAGTCCATTTCAGGGGTTCGCGTTATCCGCGCCTATGTTTTAGAAAAAGAAGAAGAAAAACAATTCCACCGTTTTACGGAAGATGTTTATAAGAAGAATTTACAGGTGGCTAAAATAGACTCTTTATTTGATCCGACTGTACGAATTCTTGTTGGGTTAAGCTACTTGATTGGACTGGGTTATGGTGCATATTTAGTTTTTCAGCAACAACTGACGATTGGGCAGCTTGTTACATTCAATGTTTATTTAGGAATGATTGTTTGGCCAATGTTTGCAGTTGGTGAATTAATGAATATTATGCAACGTGGAAATGCTTCTTTGGATCGGGTACAGGATACATTGAATTATAAAGCAGACGTAATTAGTCCTAAAGAGGGCAAGGAAGTTGGTATTCCTGAAATTATCCAGTTAAACGATGTGAACTTTCAATACCCATCGTCTAAGCAAGAAAATCTTCGAGATATCTATTTAACAATTAGACGAGGAGAAACAGTGGGAATAGTCGGTAAGACCGGTAGTGGGAAAACAACGATCATTAAACAGCTGCTTAGAGAGTATCCGAAAGGGGAAGGTAAGCTAAC
Proteins encoded:
- a CDS encoding ABC transporter ATP-binding protein, which encodes MFSIFLKLKWFFKEHWKSYTIAIILLIFVGFIEVLPPRILGMFIDELTIGTLTSNKTMIYILVVAGITISTYIITYFWMYKLFGGANILELKLRSKFMNHLFKMTPTFFEKNKTGDLMARATNDLKAVSVTAGFGILTLVDSTIFMLTILITMVLTVSWKLTLAAILPLPIMAVIMQIYGERIHKRFMEAQDAFGDMNDSVLQSISGVRVIRAYVLEKEEEKQFHRFTEDVYKKNLQVAKIDSLFDPTVRILVGLSYLIGLGYGAYLVFQQQLTIGQLVTFNVYLGMIVWPMFAVGELMNIMQRGNASLDRVQDTLNYKADVISPKEGKEVGIPEIIQLNDVNFQYPSSKQENLRDIYLTIRRGETVGIVGKTGSGKTTIIKQLLREYPKGEGKLTINGKSIDSIDLHTLRGWIGYVPQDHVLFSKTVRENILFGKEGAIEEELEEAISLASFKQDIEMLPEGLETLVGEKGVALSGGQKQRISIARALIRKPEILILDDSLSAVDAKTEQKIITNIKKERQAKTTIITTHRMTAVQHADHIIVMEDGHITEHGTHDELMKLNGWYKEQYITQQTKVDAEEVEVKA